TGCCGTGAATCAGGGCGGCTACGGTTACTGTTTCTCCTTCAATGCGATACAATAAACGATAGCTATAAGCAAATTGTTCCATTACTTTTGATTCCTCAATTTCTGGAATTAGTCTGCCTTTAGTGGCATCTTGGGTTAATTCATCGGTTATTTCAATTACTTTTTGTACTACTGCCGCCGCATAAGACGGTGAATCCCTTGCAATATAAGCTGCGATCGCCTCTACATCTTCTACTGCTTTAGGAGACCAAACTACTCGATAAGCCATTTATTTAACAACCCTTCTACTTCTGCTTGTTGTAAAACTCCTTGAGTATCGG
This is a stretch of genomic DNA from Cyanobacterium aponinum PCC 10605. It encodes these proteins:
- a CDS encoding type II toxin-antitoxin system RelE/ParE family toxin, which encodes MAYRVVWSPKAVEDVEAIAAYIARDSPSYAAAVVQKVIEITDELTQDATKGRLIPEIEESKVMEQFAYSYRLLYRIEGETVTVAALIHGKRLLYLTD